The following are encoded in a window of bacterium SCSIO 12643 genomic DNA:
- a CDS encoding acylneuraminate cytidylyltransferase, with product MNENKQSDILVVIPARGGSKGIPQKNLRALNSKPLIYYSISNALNCKVELDCCVSSDDDEILLLAEKFGAVPLKRKNEISEDSVTLDPVIYDAYIRMKDARGYDYKYVITLQPTSPLLKSNSLRQAILMMNDSNIDTILSGVNDSHLTWKKTSFGFEPNYEKRVNRQYLPQVFKETGGFLITKSEYVSESSRLGNNVTIYPLSKKESIDIDDFEDWNLCEYYLNKKTLLFVVTGNNIVGMGHVYNTLSIANEILNHKVIFLVDSDSQLAYEKITEYNYEVYIQKTEDIVPEILNLSPDVIINDRLDTESNYVDQLKAAGCTVINFEDLGSGAKKADLVLNAMYPEKGMISNHYFGAKYFILRNEFLYTDNLYVNPKVSRVLLSFGGVDPNNFTERVLKVINKECESRNISLVVIVGLGYQEVNKLKNTYSNVEIKSNVSDISTVMRNSDIIFTSAGRTTFEAASIGVPSIVLCQNERELTHFFASQENGFYNLGLGYETSDVEILDTFRKVLNHDVREFMSSRMLDSDLKGGKKRVMKLINSVIDR from the coding sequence GTGAACGAGAATAAACAATCGGATATACTTGTTGTTATCCCTGCGCGTGGAGGATCTAAAGGTATTCCTCAAAAAAATTTAAGAGCATTGAATAGTAAGCCATTGATTTATTATTCTATTAGTAATGCTTTAAACTGTAAGGTTGAATTAGATTGCTGTGTCTCAAGCGATGATGATGAGATATTATTACTTGCTGAGAAGTTTGGAGCTGTGCCATTAAAGCGAAAGAATGAAATCTCTGAAGACAGTGTAACTTTAGATCCAGTAATATATGATGCTTATATCAGAATGAAAGATGCAAGAGGATATGATTATAAGTATGTAATTACTTTGCAACCTACTTCTCCATTATTGAAATCTAATAGTTTGCGTCAGGCTATTCTTATGATGAATGACTCAAATATTGATACAATACTTTCAGGTGTAAATGATAGTCATTTAACCTGGAAGAAAACTAGTTTTGGATTTGAACCCAATTATGAAAAACGTGTAAATAGACAGTATTTACCTCAGGTTTTCAAGGAAACCGGAGGCTTTTTGATTACAAAATCTGAATATGTTAGTGAAAGTTCCAGACTGGGAAATAATGTAACTATTTACCCCTTATCAAAGAAAGAATCCATAGATATAGATGACTTTGAGGATTGGAATTTATGTGAGTATTATTTGAATAAGAAAACCTTATTATTTGTGGTTACTGGTAATAATATTGTTGGTATGGGGCACGTGTACAATACGCTGAGTATTGCAAATGAGATATTGAATCATAAAGTTATTTTCCTGGTTGATTCTGATAGTCAATTAGCGTATGAGAAAATAACGGAATATAATTATGAAGTATATATTCAGAAAACAGAAGACATTGTTCCCGAAATTCTTAATTTGAGTCCTGATGTAATTATTAATGATAGACTTGATACGGAATCGAATTATGTTGATCAACTTAAAGCAGCAGGATGTACAGTAATAAACTTTGAAGATTTAGGTTCAGGAGCCAAAAAAGCGGATTTAGTACTTAACGCAATGTATCCTGAAAAGGGTATGATATCCAATCATTATTTTGGAGCCAAATATTTTATTTTAAGAAATGAGTTTTTGTATACTGATAATCTATACGTTAATCCTAAAGTATCTAGAGTTTTGTTGTCCTTTGGAGGAGTCGATCCTAATAATTTTACTGAAAGAGTTTTGAAGGTAATAAATAAAGAGTGTGAAAGTAGAAATATTAGTTTGGTGGTAATCGTTGGGTTGGGATATCAAGAAGTGAATAAGTTGAAAAATACGTATTCAAACGTAGAAATAAAGTCCAATGTATCTGATATCTCTACTGTAATGAGAAATTCCGACATAATATTTACTTCAGCTGGAAGGACAACATTCGAAGCAGCTTCAATAGGAGTTCCAAGTATAGTTCTTTGCCAAAATGAAAGAGAATTAACACATTTCTTTGCATCTCAAGAAAATGGATTTTACAATCTTGGTTTAGGATATGAAACATCTGATGTTGAAATTTTAGATACATTTAGAAAAGTCTTAAATCATGATGTGCGTGAGTTTATGAGTTCTAGGATGCTAGATAGTGATTTGAAAGGCGGGAAAAAAAGGGTAATGAAATTGATAAATAGCGTGATAGATAGATAA
- the rsmG gene encoding 16S rRNA (guanine(527)-N(7))-methyltransferase RsmG has translation MDGIEIIEKYFDNLTDHQKELFSALNDLYREWNEQINVISRKDIDELYTRHVLHSLAIAKFTSFPSGTQVLDVGCGGGFPGIPLAIMFPEAEFLMVDSIGKKIKVVKAVSESLGLENVKAIHGRAEKVQGKFNVVVSRAVTRMKPFRHWVHQKINAPRIEGVNNGILALKGGDLDEEMREIRSAYQEVNLNAYYEEDFFETKKLIFVPY, from the coding sequence ATGGATGGAATAGAAATCATTGAGAAATATTTTGATAATTTAACCGATCACCAGAAAGAATTGTTTAGCGCGTTAAATGATTTGTATAGGGAATGGAATGAACAGATCAATGTGATTTCCAGGAAAGATATTGATGAATTGTATACCAGACATGTGTTACATAGTCTTGCTATAGCTAAGTTTACAAGTTTTCCTTCCGGAACGCAGGTCTTAGATGTGGGTTGCGGAGGTGGTTTCCCAGGAATTCCATTGGCAATTATGTTTCCGGAGGCGGAATTTCTAATGGTAGATTCAATTGGAAAAAAGATTAAAGTAGTTAAGGCTGTCTCAGAATCATTAGGATTAGAAAATGTTAAAGCTATTCATGGAAGAGCTGAAAAAGTACAAGGAAAGTTCAACGTTGTGGTGAGCCGAGCGGTTACCAGAATGAAACCGTTTCGTCATTGGGTACATCAAAAAATAAATGCACCAAGAATAGAAGGAGTAAATAATGGGATTTTAGCATTAAAAGGAGGGGATTTGGATGAAGAAATGCGTGAAATTCGATCTGCTTATCAGGAGGTTAACCTAAATGCGTATTACGAAGAAGATTTCTTTGAAACAAAGAAATTGATATTTGTTCCTTACTAG
- a CDS encoding glycosyltransferase yields the protein MEQFQRYIELFDFNLNGLNAIVLWGYSIALILFMIYHLFIFSRLIFYKKKDKKVHPDPVSVIIASRDDANMLREHLPAIMTQKDVEFEVIVVDDCSLDDTVDVLREYSQKYPNFRTSKLVESGDFEGGKKYAITMGIKAAKYPHLVFIDADCYPDSDLWLRNMAERLMFKKVVLGYSPFKKESGFLNKLIRFDAYKIAVQYLSFAISGVPYMGVGRNMGYHSYLYFDAKGFTSHLNVVSGDDDLFINEVSNSKNTGVELSPESFTYSVAKSTYAKWEFQKRRHLTTAPKYKLIHKVLLLVYPISQYILNALFVILLILNFGFELVLGMYGVKILLQGIIQFLIMRRLKVLDLFLWSWILEWALMLFYPWVSFLNIVKEDQRKRWI from the coding sequence TTGGAGCAGTTTCAGAGATACATTGAATTATTCGATTTCAATCTTAATGGGTTGAATGCTATTGTATTGTGGGGTTATAGTATTGCGCTGATCCTGTTTATGATCTATCATTTATTCATTTTTAGTCGTCTTATTTTTTATAAAAAAAAGGATAAAAAAGTTCATCCAGACCCTGTTTCCGTGATTATTGCATCACGAGATGATGCCAATATGCTTCGAGAACATCTACCTGCGATAATGACACAAAAGGATGTAGAGTTCGAGGTTATTGTGGTAGACGATTGTAGTTTGGATGATACTGTTGATGTACTAAGGGAATATTCTCAGAAGTATCCTAATTTTAGGACGAGTAAGCTGGTTGAAAGTGGAGATTTTGAAGGAGGAAAAAAATATGCTATAACCATGGGAATTAAAGCGGCTAAATATCCTCATTTGGTATTTATCGATGCAGATTGTTACCCTGATTCGGATTTATGGTTAAGAAACATGGCGGAGCGTTTGATGTTTAAGAAAGTCGTTTTAGGATATAGTCCTTTTAAAAAGGAATCCGGTTTTCTGAATAAACTAATTCGATTTGATGCTTATAAGATAGCTGTACAATATTTGTCATTTGCCATTTCTGGTGTGCCATATATGGGGGTCGGTAGGAATATGGGATATCATTCGTATCTGTATTTTGATGCAAAAGGGTTTACTTCTCATTTAAATGTGGTTTCCGGAGATGATGATTTATTTATAAATGAAGTTTCTAATTCAAAGAATACTGGAGTAGAGTTGTCGCCAGAGTCATTTACATATAGTGTGGCAAAGAGTACCTATGCCAAATGGGAGTTTCAAAAACGGAGACATCTAACTACAGCTCCAAAGTATAAACTGATTCATAAAGTACTGCTACTGGTATATCCTATTAGTCAATATATTCTTAATGCCTTGTTTGTGATTTTACTGATTTTGAATTTCGGATTCGAGCTTGTTTTAGGAATGTATGGGGTGAAAATATTGTTACAGGGTATAATTCAGTTTTTAATCATGAGAAGGTTAAAAGTATTGGATTTATTCCTGTGGAGCTGGATTTTAGAGTGGGCTTTGATGCTGTTTTACCCTTGGGTAAGCTTCTTAAATATTGTTAAAGAAGATCAACGCAAACGTTGGATATAA
- a CDS encoding sigma-70 family RNA polymerase sigma factor, which translates to MLTIKAKRDYELILKAKNGDQRAYEQLMNLYSKSIFFEIYKRVQNEELANDLMMESMAKAFEQLDQYEPKHAFSTWLKRVSINHTIDSLRKKTLSTTSIDAISNEYGEIQEYNLKSDVLTPIEEIEKEERIEAIRNFVSELKGIYKELITLRYFKELSYAEIASQTDLPEGTVKTRLHRARGMLEDMIGNSQFALQY; encoded by the coding sequence ATGTTGACAATCAAAGCAAAAAGAGATTACGAGTTAATCTTAAAAGCTAAAAATGGAGACCAGCGTGCTTATGAGCAATTAATGAATCTTTACTCTAAGAGTATTTTCTTCGAAATTTATAAGCGCGTTCAGAACGAGGAGTTAGCCAACGATTTGATGATGGAGTCAATGGCCAAAGCGTTTGAGCAATTGGATCAATATGAACCAAAACATGCTTTTAGCACTTGGTTAAAACGTGTAAGTATTAATCATACGATAGATTCTTTAAGAAAGAAAACATTGTCTACCACATCAATAGATGCAATATCTAATGAATATGGAGAGATTCAAGAATATAATTTGAAATCTGACGTTTTAACTCCAATAGAAGAGATAGAAAAAGAAGAGCGAATTGAAGCTATTCGAAATTTTGTTTCCGAATTGAAAGGAATTTATAAAGAGTTGATAACGCTAAGATATTTTAAAGAACTGAGTTATGCTGAGATCGCCTCGCAGACTGATTTGCCAGAAGGCACGGTGAAAACCAGACTTCATAGAGCAAGAGGGATGCTTGAGGATATGATAGGAAACTCGCAGTTTGCATTACAATATTAA